The proteins below are encoded in one region of Festucalex cinctus isolate MCC-2025b chromosome 2, RoL_Fcin_1.0, whole genome shotgun sequence:
- the lage3 gene encoding L antigen family member 3-like: MLKLLGRRSPRNTNNMAAPESVEQASKLEFSLDVPFPSARQASIALRSLSPDREPRRGGVRKQLTLAGSILNVKWCADEARVLRVSVNSFLEHLGLVLETMQAFPADERVPEDLHAHLGCQPSFCLREPAFLQNSFKTHADKESHRLVDRPNDHQAEC; the protein is encoded by the exons ATGCTCAAATTACTCGGACGAAGAAGTCCTCGAAATACAAACAACATGGCGGCGCCCGAAAGCGTCGAGCAAGCGAGCAAGCTGGAATT CTCTCTGGACGTTCCCTTCCCGTCGGCGCGCCAGGCCTCCATCGCTCTGCGCTCGCTGAGCCCCGACCGCGAGCCCCGGCGAGGAGGCGTCCGCAAGCAGCTAACGCTCGCCGGAAGCATCCTAAACGT GAAGTGGTGCGCCGACGAAGCTCGCGTCCTGCGCGTGTCCGTCAACTCCTTCCTGGAGCACCTCGGTCTGGTCTTAGAGACCATGCAGGCCTTTCCCGCCGACGAGCGCGTCCCTGAGGATCTTCACGCGCATCTTGGCTGTCAACCTTCATTCTGCCTCCGAGAGCCCGCCTTCCTCCAAAACTCATTCAAAACGCATGCGGACAAAGAGAGCCACCGTTTAGTGGACAGGCCAAACGACCATCAGGCTGAATGCTAA